The proteins below come from a single Alnus glutinosa chromosome 9, dhAlnGlut1.1, whole genome shotgun sequence genomic window:
- the LOC133878037 gene encoding cytochrome P450 94C1, with protein sequence MGLGLEAFFCVLFFSFTALFSLFSLLIFILRLKPWCNCEVCRSYLSAGWAKEFGNFCDWYTHLLRNSPTGTIHVHVLGNIITANPENVEYILKTRFDNYPKGKPFSVILGDLLGRGIFNVDGDSWRFQRKIASLELGSVSVRSYAFDVVTSEIQSRLIPLLQSVAGKEGGVLDLQDVFRRFSFDNICRFSFGLDPGCLQLSLPMSSFALAFDLASKLSAERAMAASPIIWKIKRLLNLGSERKLKEAIKTVHNLANEMKNQRRRMGFSNQNDLLSRFMASIEDDEYLRDIVISFVLAGRDTVASALTSFFYLLSQHQSVEAAIRVELERVIGRTQEVASFDQMHQMHYLNAAIFESMRLFPPVQFDSKFCQEDDILPDGTFVSKGTRVTYHPYAMGRMERIWGPDCLEFKPERWLTNGVFRPESPYKYPVFQAGLRVCLGKEMALVEMRSVVLALVQRFDIRVAGPNRAPRFAPGLTATVRGGLPVLVQERGA encoded by the coding sequence atgggttTGGGATTGGAAGCTTTTTTCTGCGTTTTGTTCTTCTCTTTCACCgctcttttctctttgttttctttgttgatCTTCATCTTGAGGCTTAAGCCGTGGTGCAACTGCGAGGTTTGCCGGAGTTACTTGTCGGCCGGTTGGGCGAAGGAGTTTGGGAATTTTTGCGATTGGTATACGCATCTTCTCCGGAACTCACCAACCGGGACTATACACGTTCACGTCCTCGGCAACATCATCACCGCCAACCCCGAAAACGTCGAATACATCCTTAAAACCAGGTTCGACAACTACCCGAAAGGTAAGCCGTTTTCGGTCATTCTCGGTGACCTTCTCGGCCGCGGAATTTTCAACGTTGACGGTGACTCGTGGAGGTTTCAGCGGAAAATAGCCAGCCTGGAGCTCGGTAGCGTCTCGGTTCGGTCCTACGCGTTCGATGTTGTCACCTCCGAGATCCAATCGAGGCTAATCCCTCTCTTACAATCCGTTGCCGGCAAAGAAGGCGGAGTTTTAGACTTACAAGACGTGTTTCGCCGCTTCTCCTTCGACAACATTTGCAGATTCTCGTTCGGATTAGACCCAGGCTGTCTCCAGCTGTCGCTTCCCATGTCAAGTTTCGCGCTTGCCTTCGACCTCGCTTCCAAATTATCAGCCGAGCGAGCCATGGCGGCCTCGCCGATAATCTGGAAGATCAAACGGCTACTAAATTTGGGCTCAGAAAGGAAGCTAAAGGAAGCAATCAAAACGGTGCATAATCTAGCCAACGAGATGAAAAATCAGCGGCGGAGAATGGGCTTTTCCAACCAGAATGATCTCCTCTCAAGATTCATGGCTTCCATTGAAGACGACGAATATCTCCGCGACATCGTCATAAGCTTCGTCTTGGCTGGCCGTGACACGGTGGCATCCGCCTTGACCAGTTTCTTCTATTTGTTATCGCAGCACCAGAGTGTTGAGGCTGCGATTCGGGTCGAGTTGGAGCGGGTCATTGGGCGGACTCAGGAGGTGGCGAGCTTCGACCAAATGCACCAAATGCATTACTTGAACGCGGCAATCTTTGAGAGTATGAGGCTTTTTCCGCCAGTTCAATTTGATTCCAAGTTTTGCCAGGAGGATGATATATTGCCGGACGGTACCTTTGTAAGCAAAGGCACCAGGGTTACGTATCATCCCTACGCAATGGGTCGGATGGAGCGGATTTGGGGTCCCGATTGTCTGGAATTCAAGCCAGAGAGGTGGTTAACGAACGGCGTTTTCCGGCCGGAAAGCCCATATAAGTATCCAGTTTTTCAGGCTGGACTTAGGGTTTGCTTGGGGAAGGAAATGGCACTTGTAGAGATGAGAAGTGTTGTGCTTGCCCTAGTCCAACGGTTTGATATACGGGTCGCAGGTCCGAACCGGGCACCGCGGTTCGCTCCGGGTCTTACCGCTACCGTGAGGGGCGGCCTGCCTGTTCTAGTTCAAGAAAGGGGGGCTTAA
- the LOC133878417 gene encoding uncharacterized protein LOC133878417, whose protein sequence is MAQAIARLTVCLLLLCAVIVAEAGPPKQKKVRCKDKKYTNCYKLDRYCPTSCPRTCVVDCGTCQPVCTPPPPPPPSPPPPPPKPKKHSPPPPPSHRPPPPPKTSPPPPTVTTPPNSSPPPHPLPKSPPPPSPPTVTTPPSSPPPPFPKSPPPTANTPPSSPPPPPPPASSSGGKRVKCKNKNYPHCYGMEHSCPSGCPEQCEVDCVTCSPVCNCNRPGAVCQDPRFVGGDGLTFYFHGQKDRDFCIVSDSNLHINAHFIGRRNENMKRDFTWVQSLGILFDTHKLFIGARKTPTWDDSVDRLSLAVNGEPIYLLDGEGAKWESITSPRIAIKRIHDTNSVEIEVEGNFKIKATVVPITEKDSRVHNYGITQEDCFAHLDLSFKFYTLSGGVNGVLGQTYASKYVSRVKMGVLMPVLGGQKEFSSSSLFARDCAVARFTGRFTEGNSLENSEYGNLNCASGMDGRGVVCKR, encoded by the exons ATGGCTCAGGCTATAGCGCGTCTGACCGTATGTTTGCTCCTCCTTTGCGCCGTGATAGTTGCAGAGGCAGGACCTCCAAAGCAGAAGAAAGTGAGATGCAAAGACAAAAAGTACACAAATTGTTACAAGCTGGACAGGTATTGCCCTACTTCCTGCCCTCGCACGTGTGTGGTGGATTGTGGCACGTGCCAACCCGTCTGTACGCCGCCACCGCCACCACCTCCATCCCCGccgccaccaccaccaaaaCCGAAGAAGCattcacctcctcctcctccttcacACCGGCCGCCGCCGCCTCCTAAgacttctcctcctcctccgacTGTTACCACTCCTCCAAATTCTTCTCCACCACCTCATCCACTGCCTAAGTCTCCTCCTCCACCATCTCCTCCGACTGTTACCACTCCCCCATCTTCTCCGCCTCCTCCATTTCCTAAGTCTCCTCCTCCGACTGCTAACACTCCCCCATCTTCTCCGCCTCCTCCACCACCTCCTGCTTCGAGTTCGGGAGGAAAGAGAGTTAAATGCAAGAACAAGAACTACCCTCACTGCTACGGTATGGAGCATAGTTGTCCTAGCGGCTGCCCCGAGCAATGTGAGGTTGACTGCGTCACCTGCAGTCCCGTTTGCA ACTGCAACCGACCTGGCGCTGTGTGCCAAGACCCGCGATTCGTCGGCGGAGATGGACTCACCTTCTACTTCCACGGCCAAAAAGACCGCGATTTCTGCATAGTTTCCGACTCTAACCTCCACATCAATGCCCACTTCATTGGGAGAAGAAACGAAAACATGAAGAGGGACTTCACTTGGGTACAGTCTCTAGGAATCCTCTTTGACACTCACAAACTCTTCATCGGCGCCAGAAAGACACCGACGTGGGATGACTCCGTCGACCGCCTTTCCCTCGCGGTCAATGGCGAACCGATATACCTCCTTGACGGCGAAGGCGCCAAGTGGGAGTCCATAACATCTCCAAGAATCGCAATCAAAAGGATTCACGACACCAACTCTGTAGAAATTGAAGTCGAAGGTAATTTCAAGATCAAAGCAACTGTGGTTCCTATAACAGAGAAAGATTCACGTGTTCATAATTACGGGATCACGCAAGAGGATTGCTTCGCACACCTTGACTTGAGCTTCAAGTTTTACACGTTGAGTGGCGGAGTTAATGGTGTTCTGGGCCAGACTTATGCGAGCAAGTATGTGAGCAGGGTGAAGATGGGTGTGCTGATGCCTGTTTTGGGTGGTCAGAAAGAATTCTCCTCGTCAAGTCTCTTTGCCAGGGATTGTGCAGTAGCCCGATTTACTGGTCGGTTTACAGAAGGCAATTCTTTGGAGAATTCAGAGTATGGTAACCTGAATTGCGCTAGTGGGATGGACGGCCGTGGAGTAGTTTGTAAGAGATGA